The sequence below is a genomic window from Leptospira inadai serovar Lyme str. 10.
AGACCTCAGTTTATAAAGTTCGCTTACGAAAGAAAATCCAACCGATTCACCTGTCCATCAGGTAGAGAACTTAAATTTAAAGCTGAAAGATTTCTTCGTGGAGACAATCGTTATTTAGATTACAGATCAACGAATTGCAATGGTTGTAAGTTAAAGCACTTCTGCACAAAAGATCGCTCTAAAGCCATTTTGGTGAATTCTAATAATTTAAAAAACAACTATGTTCATTTGAGTCCAAGTAAGAATTACCAACCAAACGAGATGGACAATTTCTACACGATGGAAATGCGTAAAAAGTTAAGACATCCGCAATCGCGGAAAATTTACTCTAAGAGATTCCCCTCGATCGAAGGTGTCTTTGGTGCAATAAAAGGATCTCGTCGCGGATATAGATTTATGACGAAGGGAATAGAAAAAGTATCTTTGGAATGGTCCGAGAGATGCTCCGCTCATAATATAGCAAAACTTTGCGGATTTCGGTATGTTTAAACGATCCGCCAAAAGTTAACTGAAAGCCTTTATAACAATTAAACATAATGATCCCAATTACGAGAAAAATACCGACTAACCTCGCTAACTTTTTCAACAGACTCCCCACCCAAAGCATAACCTTACCCACAAGTCTATTTCTGTGTGAATAATTTATACATGAAGGCCAGATCCAAAAGTCGGGTTAGACCTTTGAATATGGTTAATGGTCCGGGAGGTGTGTCCGACTTCCGGGCTAAGTGACCTCCTAATTTTGCAATCCAATCCAGAACCGTACTTAATTCGGGTTCTTCCTTCGGAGGCTTGGATGTTTCGTAGAGTCTACAATATGCACCTTTCCATTCAAAAGGTTCGAACATAATCGAAGCTTTTAGACCGGGAATATTTCTGCCTAAGAATGTCAGCATCATCACCCTCCAAGCTACGACTGCACTGACTGCAATACAAGCTTTGAATCGATTGCCAAATTTAAACTGAGTAGATTCTATCATGCATCCGGACTTTAGAATTTTGAAATAGACTTCGATGCCCCAACGACTTTTGTAATAGGCGATAATTTTCTTTGCGTCTTCCGAAGTTTGAATCGGAATTGTCGTTAAAAATTTCCATTGAATCGATTCATCGGAAGACCCATTAATCTCCGTTGCGGATACGGCATACATATCTATACTTTCAAATTCCTTAAATTTAGGAGGCTTTATTGATAACTTTTCGAATCGAATTTCGATTTGGGCCTCTCTGCTGGCTTTTCCTTTTTTTCTTGGAACTGAAATCGTGTATGTATCTACAGGCTTCAAAGTTTCAAGATAGGACCAAGAATGTTCGCCACCTTCGATCCTTCTGTCGTAAACCGCACGTATAAGCAGATCCGGTGCATTTTCACCGGCCTTTACATATTCATGAAATAGTTCGAAAACATCCGCTTCTCTATCGCAAATAAATATATATTTCGCATCCGAATCTTCGGCGAATTCGCATGTCGCTCTATATCCTTGAAGCCATTTTATGCTTTCCTTATTTTCTATAGGCGTTTTCTTTCTTACGTCCCGAGATAAGTGCTTTGAACCTAAACTTAAACGAGTCCACATCTTAAAATCCAAGATTCCTAAAGGTATCCCTTCGGTCGTAAATGCTATCGAAGGATGTAAAAGAAGTCCCTGGTCGAATTCGGAATTCATCGGTCCTAAACCTTCGACTCGAACTCTATTTCGATAATAAATTTCTGTTGTGTCGCTTAATACCAAAACCGTTTCTTGATTTTGAAGTCGCTTCTTTGTTGCGATTGAATGCGGAGTAACAATCTTTTCCGCCGATACATTCGGATTGGAAAAAAAACGATAGGCTGCTTTAGTCCCGGCCCAATTCCCGAATATGTCAGGTAAGCTCGAATCAGTTCGTTTAGACATCGCACTTATGATTTTTTTTAAACGCTTATTTAATCGCTTATCTCCAAGATTCAGCGACAAAAACTCCTCTTCGATCCAATCTAAATCGGTTTCAAAAGTACTACTCCAATGTTTAGTCTTCATCTTAGGTCCCATCTAGATCTAAAGACTAAAATTATGAAAAATCTAGTCTTTTTATCCGTCTTGTGGGTAAGGTTATGACCCAAAGGGCGGGGTTTTTTAAGTAAATTCTACTCTCCGGGGTCACAGAGGATAGACGCGTTCACTGATCAGAAGACAGAAGCTGCTAGATGTTGCAAAGGTTACAGAAGTAGAGGAAAAATCCCTTGTAACACAGGAAATCTTTCTATAGAACGTGGAAACCCGGCTCGCCAATGTTCTGTCCTCAGTTTTATTCGTTAAGGATTTCTTTTGCCCGATGCCAATAGGCGCGATTTCCGACTGCGAGCGTCCGCAAGACCTCGTCGGTATTTTTCGGAATCGCTTTAGAGGTATATAAATCCGCCTCTTGAACGACGGCTTCGCCAACCTTTGCAGAAGAGTTATACAAATATAGAACCGTACCTTTCGCGATTCCGTCCACTATTCCGGCGTTGATAATAATCGAATTATCTTTAACTCTATGCACTCTGCCCATGGCGGGTATTAATGATAGAAGTTTGTCTCGACTTCGTAGGGTCGCTTCGGAGAGAGCGTCCCTACCTTTCGCATAGACTCGAAACGTTCCTAGATTTTTTTCTTCTTTATGGTCTCTTAAATTCCATTCCATTCGTAAAACGCCGTTTTTAAACGAAAGTTTTCCGCTCGCTACGAATCTAAGCGAGTCTCCCTTTGCGTTTTTGATTTGAGAAAAGTTCTTCTCGGTTTTTATGATTGCACCGGAATACGGTTCTTGATCCAATCCTTCCTTTTTCCGAAACGAATCCAGGTCCACGGCTCTGATTCGAGGATCCTTGGAAAGGAAAGTTCGAATCGCTTTTCCGGCAATTACGGGTGCGTCCGGATGTTTGGACAAAAAATCCTCCGTCTCAAGATCGAAGATTAAAAGCTCCGGAGGGGTCCGGCCATAGTCCTCTTCGATACCGAATTCTCCGATGGTGATTAAGCCCTCTCGATAACTTAATGATTTTTTAAAATTGTCCAGATTATTTTCGATCGCATAACCGTATTTCTTATTATCAGGGAACTTTTCCCTTAACGTTAAGAGAAGGTTAAAATACTGAGGAAATAAACCTCTTCTCTTGAATTCTTCCAAAACGAGAACGAGAATTTCCGGTCGGTTCGGGAGCAATTCTCGCGCTCGCATCAGATGAACCCAGGCTAGATCGTATAAGAAGCTATTTCGATTCGCGCGAAAACGCTGCAATCTATATTCACCTAAAATTCTACGGGTATTGTTTCCTTCCGGTAGAGTTTCCAAGCACAATGTTTCGGCCCGCTCTCGTATAAAAGGATCCAAATCGTCAAGAGTAAGCAGGCGTTCGAGGTCGGTACGACCTTCTTTCGAGCT
It includes:
- a CDS encoding transposase, whose protein sequence is RPQFIKFAYERKSNRFTCPSGRELKFKAERFLRGDNRYLDYRSTNCNGCKLKHFCTKDRSKAILVNSNNLKNNYVHLSPSKNYQPNEMDNFYTMEMRKKLRHPQSRKIYSKRFPSIEGVFGAIKGSRRGYRFMTKGIEKVSLEWSERCSAHNIAKLCGFRYV
- a CDS encoding IS4 family transposase produces the protein MKTKHWSSTFETDLDWIEEEFLSLNLGDKRLNKRLKKIISAMSKRTDSSLPDIFGNWAGTKAAYRFFSNPNVSAEKIVTPHSIATKKRLQNQETVLVLSDTTEIYYRNRVRVEGLGPMNSEFDQGLLLHPSIAFTTEGIPLGILDFKMWTRLSLGSKHLSRDVRKKTPIENKESIKWLQGYRATCEFAEDSDAKYIFICDREADVFELFHEYVKAGENAPDLLIRAVYDRRIEGGEHSWSYLETLKPVDTYTISVPRKKGKASREAQIEIRFEKLSIKPPKFKEFESIDMYAVSATEINGSSDESIQWKFLTTIPIQTSEDAKKIIAYYKSRWGIEVYFKILKSGCMIESTQFKFGNRFKACIAVSAVVAWRVMMLTFLGRNIPGLKASIMFEPFEWKGAYCRLYETSKPPKEEPELSTVLDWIAKLGGHLARKSDTPPGPLTIFKGLTRLLDLAFMYKLFTQK
- a CDS encoding tetratricopeptide repeat protein, translating into MRILIKYKFLFPNIFVILSILLSSSTSPTFAKETIEWIKQGESSLKNRSYTDAYDAFREAVLKNPQSVRSHLGLSEAALRLHKEKEALRSLNKVLELEPKNKTAVKTKAVTLSKLGQYEEALSVIRPFLDEDRYDMDLFPVMVEVQLAQGNTEKATFELNSALSRMPKNREIRMLEARVAALGGNFSKAQALRNQLESETSDDPSVFLDSGKFLLLWSEKLSGNRRDSKIQESAEKLERAIALYPDEEEALRLLAKTRIYAGRYADAEEFLNRLLTLFPTSTEYLYLRSFARLKKDPSSKEGRTDLERLLTLDDLDPFIRERAETLCLETLPEGNNTRRILGEYRLQRFRANRNSFLYDLAWVHLMRARELLPNRPEILVLVLEEFKRRGLFPQYFNLLLTLREKFPDNKKYGYAIENNLDNFKKSLSYREGLITIGEFGIEEDYGRTPPELLIFDLETEDFLSKHPDAPVIAGKAIRTFLSKDPRIRAVDLDSFRKKEGLDQEPYSGAIIKTEKNFSQIKNAKGDSLRFVASGKLSFKNGVLRMEWNLRDHKEEKNLGTFRVYAKGRDALSEATLRSRDKLLSLIPAMGRVHRVKDNSIIINAGIVDGIAKGTVLYLYNSSAKVGEAVVQEADLYTSKAIPKNTDEVLRTLAVGNRAYWHRAKEILNE